The following are encoded in a window of uncultured Sphaerochaeta sp. genomic DNA:
- a CDS encoding ABC transporter substrate-binding protein — translation MKKNVIFVMLLLVPALIFSAGTKEASEDGPTVLKWYSHASSLGATEETIVEAFNAENPNIRVEIIELPEATNDKLQALLIALQSGDSSIDFFNADVTWTATFASAGLIEPLDAYFSKAEQSEFLPGTIQAASFRDKIWGMPFRTDAGVLYYRADLLEKYGKTVPTTYTELFAIAQEINEAEGGDMYALVGSLANGEGMTCNAVEWFYSNGGEVIGSDGTILIDSPQNVEILQMMTDAYEANLLPEGVLSYGSGDARASMFQGKQVFMRAWPKAFAMGQDASKSQVAGKLGVSPLPRGPQGTMGKSVVGGWQLFLNKYSENKEEAVKFMKFYASEYAQKLHALNDSYLPARRALYEDADILEKYPHYSQFPAILETAVARPQSPYYSEISSILSAEVQNAMKGSKSPAQALADAQKVMESVGK, via the coding sequence ATGAAAAAGAATGTAATCTTTGTAATGCTCCTTCTTGTCCCAGCACTTATCTTCTCCGCTGGTACAAAAGAAGCTTCAGAAGATGGACCAACAGTCCTGAAATGGTATTCACATGCTTCATCACTCGGAGCAACAGAAGAAACAATCGTGGAGGCATTCAATGCCGAGAATCCCAACATTCGTGTTGAGATCATCGAACTGCCCGAAGCAACCAATGATAAGCTGCAAGCCCTGCTTATTGCACTGCAGAGTGGTGACAGTTCCATAGATTTCTTCAATGCTGATGTAACGTGGACTGCAACCTTCGCCTCTGCGGGTTTGATCGAGCCACTCGATGCATATTTCAGCAAAGCAGAACAATCCGAATTCCTTCCGGGAACCATTCAGGCTGCAAGTTTCAGAGACAAGATTTGGGGAATGCCGTTCAGAACAGACGCAGGGGTATTGTACTATCGCGCTGACCTCTTGGAAAAATATGGAAAGACAGTCCCTACAACCTACACAGAACTGTTTGCAATAGCCCAAGAGATCAACGAAGCTGAAGGCGGTGATATGTATGCACTTGTCGGGTCTCTTGCCAATGGGGAAGGCATGACCTGCAATGCAGTAGAATGGTTCTACTCCAACGGCGGAGAGGTAATCGGCAGTGATGGCACTATCCTCATTGACTCCCCCCAGAATGTTGAAATCCTGCAGATGATGACTGATGCCTATGAGGCAAACCTCTTACCTGAAGGAGTACTCTCCTATGGAAGCGGCGATGCAAGAGCCTCCATGTTCCAGGGCAAACAGGTCTTCATGAGAGCATGGCCTAAAGCCTTTGCAATGGGACAGGATGCAAGCAAGTCACAGGTAGCTGGAAAACTTGGTGTTTCCCCACTCCCTCGTGGACCACAGGGCACCATGGGCAAGAGTGTTGTCGGTGGTTGGCAGCTGTTCCTGAACAAATATTCAGAGAACAAGGAGGAGGCAGTCAAGTTCATGAAGTTCTATGCAAGTGAATATGCACAGAAACTCCATGCATTGAATGACTCGTACCTGCCTGCTCGTCGTGCACTGTATGAGGATGCTGACATACTGGAGAAATATCCTCACTACAGCCAATTCCCGGCAATCCTTGAGACTGCTGTTGCAAGACCTCAGTCTCCTTACTATTCTGAAATCTCCTCCATTCTTTCTGCAGAAGTGCAGAACGCTATGAAAGGAAGTAAGAGCCCTGCCCAGGCTCTCGCAGATGCTCAGAAAGTAATGGAATCAGTAGGAAAATAA
- a CDS encoding sugar ABC transporter permease: MKTLNRTQFGYLCIVPTIIIFLAFAVYPVVRTITLSLFHFRLQTGPTMTFLGIANYLKMFSDSRFYSSLTFTLLFTLLTVGCEVLLGLLFAQMMNLTIKGQGLLRVIVLIPWAIPTMVSGFMWKFMVHDQYGVFNQILSSIGVLDSFIPWLSQDRTAQFILVLSDIWKTSPYVSLLILAGLQTIPASLMEAAEIDGAGAFRRYFSITLPLLKPVLATAILFRIISSFKVYTVIVALTNGGPGYATESMTMYTMRTYFDAGNYGYGSALASFTLVVTCAIALFFTDAIRSKIDIGKKGKR, translated from the coding sequence ATGAAAACGTTGAACAGAACACAATTTGGATATCTCTGCATCGTCCCAACCATAATAATATTCTTGGCATTTGCAGTATATCCAGTAGTTCGAACCATCACCTTGAGCTTGTTCCACTTTCGGTTGCAGACAGGACCAACTATGACATTCCTCGGGATTGCAAACTATCTGAAGATGTTCTCTGACTCACGGTTCTACAGTTCCCTGACCTTCACACTTCTCTTTACCCTGCTGACCGTAGGGTGTGAAGTTCTTTTAGGACTCTTGTTTGCACAAATGATGAACCTAACCATCAAAGGACAGGGATTGCTTCGAGTCATCGTGTTGATCCCCTGGGCCATCCCAACAATGGTAAGCGGGTTCATGTGGAAGTTTATGGTGCACGACCAGTACGGTGTCTTTAACCAGATTCTCTCCTCCATCGGGGTACTCGATTCGTTTATTCCCTGGCTGAGCCAGGATAGAACCGCACAGTTTATTCTGGTTCTCTCCGATATCTGGAAAACAAGCCCTTATGTGTCACTTCTTATCCTTGCGGGACTTCAGACTATTCCAGCATCCCTGATGGAAGCCGCTGAGATTGATGGAGCGGGGGCCTTCAGAAGATACTTTAGTATCACACTTCCCTTACTCAAGCCTGTCTTGGCAACAGCAATACTCTTCAGAATCATTTCATCATTCAAGGTATACACCGTCATCGTGGCGCTCACCAATGGAGGACCAGGGTATGCCACTGAGTCAATGACTATGTACACCATGCGTACCTATTTCGATGCAGGTAATTATGGATATGGATCGGCACTTGCAAGCTTTACTTTGGTGGTAACCTGTGCCATTGCATTATTCTTCACAGACGCTATACGAAGCAAGATTGATATTGGCAAAAAGGGAAAACGATGA
- a CDS encoding carbohydrate ABC transporter permease, which translates to MKVIKQSTKISFYIFAVFFVVIIGFPFFWQVLNSFKFERDIFSMLWFPSAYTLENYYKAFTTRPLLEYLGNSFIIATIATIFALMVGSLASYAIARTPIKGKTPLLLVVLSISLLPPIVIINPIYTIIRTLGLLNSYAGLILVNTLFTLTIVIWFLTPYLSSIPVEIEEAAEIDGASPAQTFSRIIIPLLGPGVFTVGILAFIQVWNEYLFALVLNPIRIKTVTVGLKMYEADNYIPWGTIMAASVVIVVPLITLVLMLQKRIIGGLMTGGMKE; encoded by the coding sequence ATGAAAGTAATCAAACAATCTACAAAGATATCATTCTATATATTCGCTGTCTTTTTCGTGGTGATCATTGGATTTCCCTTCTTCTGGCAGGTACTCAACTCATTCAAGTTCGAGCGGGACATATTCTCAATGCTCTGGTTCCCCTCTGCCTACACATTGGAAAACTACTACAAGGCATTCACCACCAGGCCTTTATTGGAGTATTTGGGAAACAGTTTTATCATTGCAACCATTGCTACCATTTTTGCTCTCATGGTAGGAAGTCTGGCATCATATGCGATAGCCAGGACACCGATCAAGGGAAAAACACCGTTGCTCTTGGTGGTGCTCTCGATCAGTCTACTTCCCCCCATCGTCATCATCAACCCGATCTATACCATTATCAGGACTTTGGGGCTATTGAACTCGTACGCTGGATTGATTCTGGTAAATACCCTCTTTACCCTGACCATTGTCATCTGGTTCCTCACCCCCTATCTCTCCTCGATACCGGTCGAAATTGAGGAGGCTGCAGAAATCGATGGGGCTTCACCTGCACAAACATTCTCCAGGATCATCATCCCGCTCTTGGGACCAGGAGTATTTACCGTAGGAATCCTTGCATTCATACAAGTATGGAATGAGTACCTCTTCGCCCTGGTCCTCAACCCAATCCGTATCAAAACAGTAACCGTAGGGCTCAAGATGTATGAGGCAGACAACTATATCCCATGGGGAACAATTATGGCAGCATCTGTCGTGATTGTTGTGCCATTGATTACGTTGGTACTCATGCTCCAGAAACGAATCATAGGAGGTCTCATGACCGGAGGAATGAAGGAATGA